The nucleotide window ACATAGTTGCACACTTCGGTGGGTTGGCCGCGGGTTTGGCGTTGGGTTATATATACGGCAGATGGTTGAGGAGAAAGCTGATGGACATGAGCTACTGGTTTGAGTAGCTAGGTCCCGAATTTGATACCAACCTTTGGGCAGAGGTTCCTTACGGGACACTCATTGCATTTCGGCTTAATCGGCCTGCACACCTTCTTCCCGTGATCCACCATGGCGTGGTTGACGTACAGCCACTCCTCCTTTGGTATAAGGACCTTCAGATATTCCTCGACCTTTTCGGGTGAGGCCTCTAGAGGAGCGAGACCGAGGCGCTTGCTTACCCGGTTTACGTGGGTATCGACGGGTATGGCCGGCTTTCCAAAGCCGTAGGCTAGGACTATATTGGCGCACTTTCTCCCGATTCCAGGCAATTTCATGAGCTCTTCGAGTGTGTCAGGGACGCGGCCATCGTACCTCTCAAGTATGATCCGAGACACCTCAACTATCCACCTTCCCTTGCTCCTCCAGAGTCCAACCTTGAGGCTCCTAAGGAATTCTTGCATCTTCTCCACGCTCGCATTGGCTATGTCATTTATGGTAGGGTACTTCCTAAACAGCTCTTCAGCTACCCTGTCGGTAACTTCATCCCTGTTTCTCTGAGAGATTATGCACTTGATCAGTGTCCTGTAAGGTTCTCCCGAAACGTGCCTCTCCCTTGGGTATACTTCCTTGAGGATTCTAACTATTTCCTCGGCTCGCCTCTTCTTTTCGGCCCAGCTTTCCTCGAAGGCGAAGCCCTCAGGGCTTAATGAGCCTGACCCTCTTTTCCCCATGCACTATCACCACCACGTCACCCGAAACGCTCACTTCGTTGAGCTCCTCAAACTCATCACTATAAATCTTTTGCCCATTTTGGTTTAAAATTAGAACCTTCTTGGGAAACACTATGACAAAGCCTTTTTCGAACGGAATCACACCCTTGACGGGTTCGTCGAACTCAATGTCAAGGATGAAGGTATCTCCCCCGGTAATCTCTACTCTCGTTCTATCGTTTACGATAAGAGGCTCTGGCTCCGCATAGAGAACTTGGAATCGTAGGGGCTTTCCGAGGAGGTCGACTTCGATTTCTTGCCCGGTCTTGACTACTCTTCCCTTTAGCTTTGCCCTAAGGATGTCCTCGAAGCCGACCGGAAGCTCTACATCGAAAAGGGGCTTCAGGACGAGCCTCATTTAGAACACCCTCGCGTACCCCCACTTCTTGACGCTCGTCAGTATCGATGTCTCCGTGCTCTTGACGCCATCTATTTTTCCGAGCTTCTCAATTAGGAACTCTTCGAGCTCTCTCAGACTTCTGACGGTGACCTGCATGAATATGTCATGGGCCCCGGTAGCTATCCCAAGGACATCTACCTCCGGTAGCTTTGCCAGTTCCTCGGCTACCTTTTTGACTTTGCTGGGCTCGGTGTCAACGGCTATCACCGCTACAACCTCGTAACCTGCCTTGAAGGGGTTTATCAAAGCCGCGAACTTTCTAATGACACCTCTCTCGACGAGCTTCCTCACGCGGAGGCGGACGGTCGACTCGGGCACCCCCAGCTTCCTCGCTATCTCGGCATAGCTCACCCTCCCGTCCTCTTGAAGGATTTGGAGTATCCCTCTGTCTAGCTCATCGAGCATTTTGGCCATCACCAATTTCCTTTTTCGGCAGATTACTTATTAAGTCTTTTGCTAATTCATCAGAATTTAAGCGAAAAAGTTATCGGTTCCAAGAGCAATGATCTTAGGGGTGAGGGCTGTGGATCCTGAAGAGGTTGTGGCTGGGTATGAGAGGGTCATAGCCCCGGCCAACAGGACGACGTACTTTCCCCTCGTTCCTGTAAGAGCTGAGAACGCGAGAATCTGGGATGTAAAGGGAAGGGAATACATAGACTTCCTTAGCGACGCCGCCGTCCAGAACGTCGGCCACAATAACCCTCGCATCGTCATGGCAATCAAGGAGCAAGCCGAGAGGCTCCTTCACGCGAGCTTTATCTATGCCTTCCCCATAGAGCCCCTCCTTCTCGCCGAGAAGCTCGTTCAGCTCGTTCCAATCAGGAATGCCAAGGTCTCCTTCGGGCTGAGCGGAGCCGACGCCAACGACGGCGCCATAAAGTTCGCCCGTGCTTATACGGGCCGTTTGACAATCCTTAGCTACATGAGAAGCTTCTACGGTTCCACGTATGGGGCCATGAGCATAACGGGTCTCGATTTCCACGTGAGGGCCCTCGTCGGGGAGCTAAGCGGGGTCCACTATATACCCTTCCCCAACTGTTATCGTTGCCCCTTCGGAAAGGAGTCCGGGAAGTGCAGGTTTGAGTGTGTGGAGTACCTCAAGGAAAAGTTCGAGGGAGAGGTGTACGCCGAGGGCGTGGCCGCGCTCTTCGCGGAGGCCATCCAGGGCGACGCTGGAATGGTTGTGCCGCCCGAGAATTACTTTAAGAGGATTGAGCGGATTCTGGATGAGCACGGCATACTTCTCGTGGTGGATGAAATCCAAAGTGGCCTCGGAAGGACAGGAAAATGGTTTGCCATAGAACACTTCGGGGTCGAGCCTGACATAATAACCGTGGCCAAGCCTCTCGGCGGTGGCCTTCCCATAAGTGCCACTATTGGAAGGGCCGAGATAATGGATGCCCTACCACCCCTCAGCCACGCCTTCACCCTGTCGGGCAACCCGACGGCCGCGAGGGCGGCTCTCGCCGTGATAGAGGAGATTGAGGAAAAAGACCTAGTGAAGCGGGCTGAGAGGCTGGGAGAGAAAGCTAAAAGGCGGCTTGAACGTATGAAGGCAAGGCACGAGCTGATAGGGGACGTTCGTGGTCTGGGCCTCATGCTGGGAGTGGAGCTCGTGAAAGATAGAGAGACCAAGGAGAGGGCTCTCGATGAAACGAAGAAGGTCGTCTGGAGGGCATTCGAGCTGGGTCTAATCGTTGCCTTTCTCCAGGGAAACGTCCTGAGGATACAGCCTCCCCTAACTATAGAGGAGGAGCTTCTGGAAGAGGGTCTTGAAAGGCTGGAGGAGGCGATAGAAGACGTTGAGGCCGGAAAGGTTCCGGATGATGTGGTGAAAAAAGTCAGAGGATGGTAATCCCCTGCGTCTGAGGGAGGGCAGGCCTGGAAGAGCCGAAAGAGCGGGCCTGTGCACTCCTTTCTTTTTCTTGGGGGGCCATACTTGGAGTCGGGCACGTTTTGTGCACAAGGTTTTTAAACGATATATCGAACGATATGTCGGTGGTTATATGGAGAGGCCAAGACTAAGGGGCTACCTCAAGTTGCTGATCCTGCACATGCTAAGGGAAAACCCAATGCACGGCTACGCGATAATGAGTGAGTTGGAGAAAAGGTATGGAATCCCAGGGCCGAGCGCTGGGGCAGTTTATCCGGTCTTGTCTGAGCTTAAAAGACTAGGCCTCATCGAAGTTACAGGGCAGGGAAAGAGGGAGAAGAAAGTTTACAGTATAACCCAGGAAGGCTTTGAGTTTCTTGAGGAAAATAAGGGGAAGTTAGAGGAAATTCTAAGGAAGGTTGAGGCTTACAAGGAATTTTCGAAGCTGGGCGGGAGGGAGTTAGCGAAAACCATGAAGGAACTCCTTGAGAAGCTTCCTGAGATGAGCGAGGAAGAGAAGGAGAAGATTAGAGAGGAAATCCTGGAGTTCACGAGGAAGATCAGGCTCATCCTTTTGGGAGGTGATTGAATGTACGCGATTGAAGTTGAGAACCTCGTCAAGAAGTACGGCGACTTCGAAGCCGTGAGGGGAATTTCCTTCAAAATCAAGCGCGGGGAGATATTCGCCTTTTTAGGACCGAACGGTGCCGGAAAGACAACAACCGTCCACGTCCTCACTACCCTTCTGAGGCCGACTTCAGGCAGGGCGATAGTCGCTGGTCATGATGTCGTTGAGGAGCCTATGGAAGTGAGGAGGAAGATAGGCATAGTTTTTCAGGACCCGAGCGTTGACAGGGAGCTCACGGCGTGGGAAAACATGTACATACACGGAAGGATTTACGGTCTCGGTGGAAGGGAGCTCAGGGAGAGAATCGAGAGGCTTCTGAAGTTCGTCGAGCTATGGGAATTCAGGGACAGACCTGTAAAGTTCTTCTCGGGAGGGATGCAGAGAAGACTTGAAATAGCAAGGGCACTCCTCCATGAGCCGGAAGTTCTCTTCCTCGACGAGCCGACCATAGGCCTAGATCCCCAGACGAGGGCAAAGATATGGGAGTACATCAGAACCATGAAGGAGGAGCATGACATGACGATTTTCCTTACCACGCACTACATGGATGAAGCAGAGCAGCTGGCCGATAGGATAGCTATAATGGACCATGGCAAAATCATAGCCGAGGGGGCCGCCGAGGAACTGAAGAAGCTCGTGGGCAACGACATAATATATCTAAGGCTTGAAAGCCCAGAGGAGGAGCTGAAGCGCCTAAAGGCGGAGTTCATAAGAGGTTGCAAGCTCCTGCCCGACGGCAGGGTGAGACTCGACGTCGAGAACGCGGCTGAGGCCCTGCCGAAGCTCTTCGAGCTCGCCCAGCGGAGCGGGGTCAAGATACTCGAGGTCACCTACCACAGACCCACCCTAAACGACGTCTTCCTGCACTTAACTGGAAGGGAAATCCGCGACGAAGGCAGCGATGGTAACGTGGCGAGGATGATAATGCGCGCGAGGATGAGGAGGTGAGAGCGGTGAGGGTGCTTACAACGATGATATATAGGGAGCTGAAGCGCTTCCTCCATTCGAGGGCGAGGGTAGTAGGTTCCCTTCTCAACCCACTCATCTGGCTGATATTCTTCGGAAAGGGCTGGGCAGGGGCATTCAAATTCCCTGGGGCAAATATGCTCTTCGGTGGCGTTGACTACATGACGTTCATGGTGCCCGGTATAGTGGCGATGACCGTCTTCAACATGGGCTTCATGCAGGGGATAACACTCATCTGGGACAGGCAGTTCGGCTTCCTCAAGGAGCTTTTAGTTGCCCCTGCCTCGAGGGTAGAGGCTATAATAGGGAGGAGCGTTGGCGGGGCCCTGATGGCGATAATTCAGGGCACGATAATCCTAGCCCTGAGCTTCCTCATCGTCGACGGACTCAAGCTCTCTGGGGTGTTCCCAACGTTGGCTCTAGCATTCCTTGTCGGTGTGGCCGTTTCGGGCCTTGGCATGGCGATAGGAATGAGAATGACCACCATGGAGGGCTTCCAGATAATTATCACCATGCTGATGCTCCCGATGACCTTCCTCAGCGGGGCCTTCTATCCGGTAAGTACCATGCCCGACTGGATGCAGTTCTTGGCTAAGCTCAACCCGCTCACCTACGCCGTTGACGGTGCCCGTTATTACTTAGCTGGGATTGAGCCGACCTTCGGTATAGCAACCGACTGGGCGGTCTTGAGTACGCTTGCGGTGGTCTTCGTGGGAATAGCGGCCCTCGAGTTCAGGAAGGCAACGATAGACTGAGAGTTTTTTTAATTTTTGTTTTGTGGGGAATAATGGGAAGTTGAAGGCGGCCGGTATCGTTAGATGGCCCTCCAGAACGGGTCCTCCTTTGCTTTTACCTCAGCCGTCATCTTTAGCGCCTTTATGTCCGTATCTTCAAGCTCGGACCTTAGCTGTTTTAGGAGGATTATCGCGTCGTCCCTGCCTATGTCCACGTATAAGATTTCGCCTGGATGTATGTGCCTGCCCACTATGGCCCCTTCGATGGCTATCGCGACGGCCTGACCCTTCCTAGCCTCCTGCAGGAACTCGTCTCTGCTCTTTATCGACTTTATAACGCCGACCTTCTGTCCGTTCTGCTTGATGAGCGTGACTCCGGGCTTTATCCTGCCCTCCAGCACCTCTATGCCCACTATGGCCGGATTACTCCTTCTGAAGACGTAGCGCTCGTCAGGGTATAGCCTGATGACGCCGGGGAACGTCACCCTGCTCAGCAATTCACGCTTCTTTTTCTCTTCCTCTGCCTTCATCCACGCCTCGTAATCCTCGATGAGCTTGTAGATGACGTTGCCAACGAATATTGGCACGCCTTTAGCCTTTGCAACTTCTTCCGCATCCTCATTGACCTTGACGTTGAAGCCGAGGACAACGCCGTACTTCTCTTCCTCTTCCTTAACGCTCAAGGCCTCCATGACGTCGGTCTTGCTGATGTTCCCAACGTCGGCCTTCCTTATCGGGATGTTCTTCTCTTGTAGCTCCTTGCTGAGGGCCTCCAAACTGCCGAGGGTGTCGGCCTTAACTATCACGCCAACCTTTCCCGTGCTGATGACCACGCTCTGAATCTGGCTGAGTATCTCCTGTTTGGCCCTCTCAATCTCCTCCTCAGTGCGAGCCGCTATTACCGGCGAGCCTGCAAGGGCCTCCTCGAGGTCGGGCGCCGCTATCTTGACACCTGCGGCGGCTGTGACTTCCTCCACTTGGTCGAAGCGGAAGCGTGGGTCTCTAATCTCGTCGAGGGGTTTCGGCTTGAGCAGGGCACGGATTTTTGTCACTATCGCCTTGTCTTTACCACCGACGACTATGATGTCGTCCTTTCTGAGCGTTCCGTCGTAGATTATGACGTCTATCGTTGTCCCGAGGCCTGGCTCCTCCCTGACCTCCAGTATCGTGCCTCTACCTGGCCCCTCAACCTCAATCCTGAGCTTCTCCTCCAGGTACTTCTGGCTGAGGCCCGCGATGAGGACTAGGAGTTCAGGTATGCCTATGCCGTACTTGGCCGAGATGGGAACTATGGCCAGCTCGCGGGTGAAGTTCTGGACGCGGTCGAAGCGGTTGGCCTGGAAGCCCATCTCGTAGAACTTTCCTATCAGCTCCCAGAGCTTAGTCTCCAGCTCTTGGACGACCCTCTGATCCTGCTTCTTGATGTTCACGAGGAAGGGCTCGTCCTCCTCGATGACCCAGCCCCTTATACGGTCAATCTTGTTTGCCGCAACGACAAAGGGAGTCTTGTACCTCCTAAGTATTTCTATGCTCTCTATTGTCTGGGGTTGGAAGCCCTCGTTTATATCCACGACGAGGACGGCAAGATCGGCGAGGCTACCGCCTCTGGCGCGCAGGCTCGTGAAGGCCTCGTGGCCGGGTGTGTCTATGAACAGAAGGCCGGGAAGCTTTATCTCAGCCTTCCAAAGCTTGATGAGCGGGCCGGCGATTTTCTTCACAACCTCAATCGGAACCTCGGTCGCGCCTATGTGCTGAGTTATCCCGCCGGCTTCCTTCGCCGCTACGTTGGTTTTGCGGATGCGGTCAAGCAGGGTTGTATTGTGGACAAGCACGCCGTTGGCTATGAAGTTGTGGGTCTCAGTGGTGAGGTCGTAGACGTAGCCGTCGTAGTCGAGCTCCTCAACGGCCTCAACGGGAATGAAGACGAGGCTTTCAGCGATGTTCCTCACGTACTCAACGTCACGACTGTCGAACTCCCTGTTGCGCCACACCTCCAGCAGTTCCCTGCCTAGCTCGGTCAGGTGGCCATCTTTGATTAGACCATCGCGCTCAAGGGCCTTCAGGTAATTGACGTCTTTAGCTCTGCCCTCGAGGACGGCTATCTTCTTTGCCAGCGTTGGAGAGCCTCTCTCAATCGCATCGAGAATCTGCATCAGGGTCTCATAACTGGGCGCCTCGCTCTCCTCATATTTGCTGTAGAATGGAACCTCGGAGTCCAGTTCGGCTCTCGTGAATCCGAAGAGAAGCCTGAGCCTCTTGAGCTCCTCGAAGATTGGGTAGGCCTCGCTCCCCCTGCTTTTATCAATAGCCCTCTTGAGCATCTCGGCCTTCTCCCTCACCGTAAAACCTATGTGCCTCCTGAAGGCGTCGAGGTTCCGCCTTCCTGAGATCACCAGCGTGGTGTAGCCGGAGCGGTATATCTTAGACACTATGCCGAAGCGAAGTAGAACGAGCGAGAGCCCTTCAATGAACTCTCTGGACGCGCCCGTGACCTCTACCCTATCGTCTTCGAGGCTTCCATGGACATCAAAGTAGCCCCTAAGGAATTCCGCAACGTAATCCTTCGGTGCCAAGAATAACACGTCGGGAATCCCATCGGAATAGTCAAAGAGAACCCTGAGGAGCTTGAGCTCCACGCCTAGCTTTTCAATACTCTCCAGCCTTTCGAAGACCTCGGCATAATCGTTGGTTACCTTCTGGCTACCGTCGCCGAACATGACTCCGGCAAAGTAGAAGAAAGCCCTCCACTCGTCATCACTCCTCGGAAGTCTTGCATACCTCCCATCCCTCTTTGAAAGCTTCGAGTAAACGAAGGCCATGAAGCGCTCCCTGCTCTCGTTGCCATGGATGTACCTGGGGACGGCAACGTAGTCGCCCGGCTTAAGCTGGTCGGCCCTCTTCCAGCCTCTCGTCGTCAAGAACGGGTGTTCCGGAGTCACGCTTACCGAGTGCCAGTTCTTCAACTTTACCCTCACTATCTTGCCCCTGTGCCTGAGCCTCCAGACGTAGGAGCCTTCTACCATAGCTATTGCCCCATTCCCGTCTACTGCCGTCAGGGGGATTCTGAGCTTCCTAATCTCCTTCTCATCGTCTCTCTCAACGATTTCATCGGCGATCTCGAAGAGCTCCTCAAGAGTTAGGCTTCCGAGCCCGGGAACAACGACACGCTCCTCCGGAAGGAGACACTTGCCGTGATCCACGTGACCGAGCACCGCTATTATGGGCTGCCTTATCCTCTTCATCACAACCACCTTGGGCTTAGCTTGGGGGCACGCTTTTAAAGGGTTCCGATTATCCATTGAATATGGCCTTGAAGCTTCAGACGGCTGTTCCTCCGGAGGAGCTGGGGGAGATAAAGAAGAGGGCCGGGGCCAATGTTGAGCTGAGGGTCTTGGGGAAGGACGGACGCCTCTGGGTCGTGGAAGTGCTCGGGAGCTCCGGTGAGCTTCAGAAGTTCATGGAGAAGCTCAGGCTCGCAAGAGCTGGCGGCTGATTCTGAGCTTCAGAGTTTCGCCGGGTTATAAATATTCTGGAAGCTGAATTTTAATCGAGGTGTGGGCTATGGAAGAAGTTAGGGAGCTCAAGGAGGTTCTTGAGCGGGTCGAGGGTAAGCTCATCGCCGCTGGGAAGATATATGCAGCTATAAACTTCGCCTTCTGGCTGCTGGTAATGGCCATCTACTACGTGGTCATTGGGCTCACTGAGCTTCCGGGGTGGGCAAATGGGCTGTACTGGGGAAGTGCGGTAGTTGTGGCGATTTTCTTCATAGGGAAGGTCTGGGGGAGGTTCGTGAAGCTTTACCGTGCGGTTGAAAAAGGTGGCGAAATTGGAAGGGCCTGGATACTCCCGATAGTTGCCTCGTGGATGATCGGTTCGGTAATCGGCTGGGGAATAATTCCAAGGACCTCCATGGCGGTAAATGAGACGGCAAGGCTCGCAGTTGGTTTTCTGACCTTCATCGGAATTTCCCTGCTCGGGCAGTGGCTGGTGCTCACTGGGGGCCACTGGAGGGAGAGGGAGATGATACCGTCGTTCCTCCTGCCGCTCCTTGCGGTGCCCATAGCGTGGAAGATGGAGAACGGTGCCATAGTCTGGGCTGGGTTCGTCGTTACGGTGGGCTTTACTGCAACGGTGCTTTTGTACCTCTACTCGGCCTTCAGAGCAATAGAGCGGTGATAGCATGGAGGCTCTAATGCTCTACCTCCTTCTAAGGGAGAAGGCCCTCTTCAAGGAGCTCCTCGATGTCTTAGAGGTGACGCCGGGTAACCTTGACTCCCATTTAAAGGCTCTCGAAAGAGCCGGCTACGTGAAGCTCTACAAGGTCTTCGCCGATAGACCAAGAACGGCAGTGAGAATAACGGGGAAGGGAACGGAGGAGACCCTCAGGTATCTGAGGGTTCTGAGGAGCGTAGTTGAAAGGCTCGAAGGCTGAAGGGATATTCCCTCTTCTCAACCATCCAGAGGCCGAACAAAGCGCCAAGCGTGTTCATCACGAGGTCCCTTCCCTTGTTGGCGGGAGTCTCCCGAATGAAGCTTATCTGGCTCTCGCTGAGCTTTTCCGCAACCTCCCATGCCACTGAGAGAGCGAAGAATACGATGAAGGAGTAAAGGATAAGCTTCTTCCTCTCTAGGCGGAACCATGTGTCGTTCAGCCCAGTGAGGATTTCGGCAGTTATTAGCCACGTAGTCAAGCCACCTAGGAAGTGGCTTATCATGTCGGCATCGCGCCATTCCTTGTGGAAGAGGTCTATCGTGGTGAAGGGAACGTTCACGAGAGAAACATGGACCGCTATGAAGACCGCGAGAACGGCTATGGTTCCTCTGTTATAGAGGGGCCTAACGAACGGCTCAAGCTTCTCGGGTGGCTTCCAGAACCTCGGAAGGAGAAGCGGGAGGGAAAGGCCGATTAAAGCTGTTGTGCTCCTGTAGATATGGTCCGTTCGGCCATAAACGATACCCGTGATTAGGCCGAGAAGGACGACGAAAATTGAGGCCTTGATAACTGTCTCTTCTCTCGTCTCAACCACCGCATAGGGTAGGGAAAAGATATTAAAAGGGCTTCGCCTAAGACTTTAAGAGGTCGATGAGGAGTAAGCTGTTAGCCGAGCGGTGATGAGAGGATGGCTGGCCGAGACGCTCACCTTCCGCTTATCATGTAGTAGAGGGTTCTGAGGGGTATTCCTAGGGTCTCGCTAATTTCCCGGGCAGTCTTACCGCTCCTTATGAGCTCCTGAATCCTGCGCACGGTTTCCTCATCGTACTTTCTCGGCCTCCCCCTGCGCCTCTCGACGGGCACGAGCTTGATGCCCATCTGCTCAAGGGCCCTTATAACTTTCTTCGAAACCTTAGGATAGAGGCTGGGAGGGCACCCTATCAGCCGAACGTTGGGGGCGTTTTCCAGTATTCGGACGATTATCTCCTTCGTTGGCCTCATGTTTATGTAAACCTCGGTAACGTCCTCTCCCAGCATCTCATCGAGCTTTCTCAGGAGCTCGCGCGTGTTTCTCGCAGTTACCACCACCCTCACACGCCTCACCCCTGAAGCAGCTCCAAGAACTTCTTGGCCCGCTCACTCTTTGGCATGAACTTCTCAAACTTTTCAATGTTCGTAAACAGGGATTCGTGGAGGCCGGAAACCACGAACTTCCTTATAGCTTCCTTTAGCTCTCCTTCCTCAATCCCGAGTAGCTCGGAGACCTCGGTCTCGTTGAAGGGAGAGATGGCGTAGAGTATCACCCCTCCAAGCAGATAGTTAGGGATGCCCGCTATCTCGCTCCTCCTCCTCGTCAGAAGCCTTTCAATCTCACACTTCCTTATGAGGAGCATGCTCCCAAAGCCGACCTTGAAGTCCTTTCTCCCCCTGAATGGAAGGTCGAAAAGGGAGTAGTGACAGTCAACGCACCCTCTTATCCCGGGGTAGATCGTCAAGGTTTCCCTCTCCTTCTCCGACGTCAGGAAGTAGTAGCGGAAGAGATCCATCGCCAGGAGCTCGGCTCCCCGGGAGGGGTCAAGCGAGGAGTAGGCGAGGGCGAGGTTATCGACGGTGTAGTGGTTGTTTATCAACACGCCCACGGTCTTCACATAGCTGAGCACGCGCCACCTGAACCTCTTTCCGAACCTTTTCCTAAGCTCTCCCTCTATGTCCGCATCAACTGGCAGCTCCACTCTCTCTTTCTTGAGCTTTCCTCCTTCCCAGTACTCGACCTCTATGCGGAAGCTCTCCTTCCTAAGGGTGCCCTCCTCCCTTAGTTTCCCTTTTATGAATTTGAAGTGCTCCCTAACATCCAGTCCTCTCTGGCCGAGTAGCTTTAGGACGTCGCCCGAATAGGCGAGATATGGTAGGATGTCAACGCGGGCGAGCCTTGGGCTCTTCTCCACTACCTTTATCTTGCCGAGATCTTTCCCTTTGAGGGACTCCGGCTCTACCTCCGACCTTCCCTTCCTAAAGGAATAGGAAGTCTCGAGGATTGCTAGGGCTATCTTGTGGGCTGTAATTGCAGATCTCAGCCTCTCAAGGGTCAGGACGCGATAATGCCTCTTCCTGTAGAGCCATGAGAGGTGCGGGTCCTTTGACTTCTTGTCCTTAAACACTGGGATTGGTCCGAAATCTCCCACCCTTCTCTCAAGCTCTTCTT belongs to Pyrococcus yayanosii CH1 and includes:
- a CDS encoding DUF530 family protein, whose product is MPTTEELVARINKILDDIAIDTPGLFEDPDVPHIFFTLRSRLEVLKELEEELERRVGDFGPIPVFKDKKSKDPHLSWLYRKRHYRVLTLERLRSAITAHKIALAILETSYSFRKGRSEVEPESLKGKDLGKIKVVEKSPRLARVDILPYLAYSGDVLKLLGQRGLDVREHFKFIKGKLREEGTLRKESFRIEVEYWEGGKLKKERVELPVDADIEGELRKRFGKRFRWRVLSYVKTVGVLINNHYTVDNLALAYSSLDPSRGAELLAMDLFRYYFLTSEKERETLTIYPGIRGCVDCHYSLFDLPFRGRKDFKVGFGSMLLIRKCEIERLLTRRRSEIAGIPNYLLGGVILYAISPFNETEVSELLGIEEGELKEAIRKFVVSGLHESLFTNIEKFEKFMPKSERAKKFLELLQG